ATGCCCATGGCGCCTGCATAGGACCCGACAGGTGCGAGCGGGTCTAATCCTTGTGCGCGGGCCAGCTCGAAGAATTTGGCCAGTTCCCGGCGAAAAAATTGTTGCCGCGGCGGGTAATCGAAGGCCAGCGTACTGAGCGCGTCTATAATTCTGTTCTTGCCCGGGCGGTCGCCATAATAGGTTTCCACACCGATGATGGCTGCGATTATTTTTGCGTCAACGCCGGAGGTATCCGCTGCGGACAGGATGGCCGCCAGGTTGTCTTGGTAAAATTCCTTGCCGCGCCTGATGCGTTCATCGGTCAGGAATATCTGCCGGTACTCGTGCCACGGCTTCACTTTTTCCGCCGGCCGGCTTATCAGTTCGATGATTCCTGGTTTGGATTCCGCCTGGCTGAGCCAACCCGCCATTTGCGCGTTATCAAACCCATGATCACGCTGCATTTCCTGAATAAATGCGCGTATGTCTGCTCTTTCGATATCGATCGCACCGGCCGGGACAACCAGCGTCAGCAAGAAAATAAAAAGGAAAAAACGAAAACCGGTTTGGTCGGGTATGGTGAGCGTTAGTGGCAATGGTCGGGTCACGTTGGCAGCAGTTTTCGATGTGACTGGAAAGACATCAGCATACCGAAACCCACCATAAGGGTCACCATCGAGGTACCGCCATAACTAACCAGGGGCAGAGGGATCCCGACGACGGGTAACAGCCCTGTGACCATTCCGGCATTGACGAAAACATAAATAAAGAAGGTCAGGCTGATTGACCCGGCGAGCAGGCGGCTGTAGGTGTCCTGCCCGTGTACGGCGATATACAGGCCTCGGCTGACCACAAAAAGATAAGCGACAAGCATCAACAACAGCCCGAGCAGACCGAATTCCTCGCCGAGTACGGCGAAAATGAAATCCGTCGATCGTTCGGGCAGAAACTCCAGGTGGGCCTGGGATCCGTTTAGCCAGCCTTTGCCAAATACGCCGCCTGACCCGATCGCGATTTTCGACTGGATAATGTGATACCCGGAACCGAGCGGGTCGGTTTCCGGGTTGAGAAAGGTCAGTACGCGTTGCTTCTGATAATCGCGCATGAAATGCCAAAGTAGCGGCAGCGCGCCCATCGCGAGTCCGCCGGCCAGCAGAATGAAGCGGCCCGACAAACCGGCAAGCAGGATCAGCAGGATGCCCGACGCACAGATCAGTAATGCGGTGCCAAGGTCGGGTTGCGTGGCGATCAGGATCGTCGGCAGCATAATGATCACCAGCAGCTTTAACAGGTCCTTGGCGTCAGGGGGCAGGCGCCGGCTATGCAGGACCCACGCGGCCATCATTGGAACCGCGAGCTTCATGATTTCCGCCGGCTGAAAGCGGATCAGGCCGAGATCGAGCCAGCGCTGTGCGCCTTTACCACTGGCGCCCGTTACCAGCACCAGTATCAGCATTACCATACCGGCCAGGTACAACCATGGAGACCACATACGCAGGTATTTTGGCGGTATTTGGGCCACCATCAGCAAGGCGGCGAGGGCAACGCCGATCCTGAGCAGTTGGCGTAAAACCAGATCGACCTGCTGACCGCCCGCGCTGTACAGCACGAACAGACCGGCGCCGGCCAGCAGCAGCAAGCCGATCAGCAGCGGGCCATCGATACATAGCTTGCGCAGGAGGCGCCCCGCGAAACTCAGCGCGCGGTTGGGTCGGAACTGTTCGGCATCCAGAAAAATCACCGGTTTTGCCCCCGGTACCAGGCGTCGAGGACCTGCCGGACCACCGGCCCGGCGGCTTTGCCGCCGCTGCCGCCGTTTTCGACCAGGACGGAAATGGCTATCTGCGGGTTCTCCAGCGGAGCGAAGGCCACGAACAGCGCATGATCGCGCAGGCGTTCGTCGATTTCCTCCTCGTTGTACTCTTCTTCCTGGCCGACGCTGAATACCTGTGCGGAACCGGTTTTGCCAGCCATTTTGTATGCAGCGCCCAGCGACGTTGACCAGCCGGTGCCGCGCGGCGTGTTCATCACGGCGTCCATGGCCCGGTGAATATCGTCCCAGTGACGGTCGTCTGCCAGTTCGACCGCCGGCAATTCTTGCGGCGGAATCTCGGTAGTCTCACCGCTCAGTGGATTGCGAAGAGCGGTAACCAGCCTCGGTCTGAACCGTTTACCCCGGGTCGCCATGGTCGCCGTGAAGTGGGCCAGTTGCAGCGGTGTGGCCAGCATATATCCCTGGCCAATACCGGTAATTACCGTCTCGCCGGGAAACCAGATTTGGTCGGAGCGCCTGGAAAAGGCGCCTCGCTTCCAGTCCCGCGAAGGTAACAAGCCGCTTTTCTCGTTTGGCAGATCCAGCTTGGTGGGCTCACCAAAACCGAAATCCGCCAACATCGCGTGGATGCGGTCGATTCCCAGATCCATCGCCAGCAGATAGAAAAAAACATCGCAGGATTCGACAATTGCATCGTTTAAATTGGTCTCGCCATGACCTTCTTTTTTCCAGTCACGGTAACGATGCTCGTTGCCGGGGATGGAGTAATAACCCTCGCAAAGAATGTTATGTCCGGCGGTGAACGCGCGGTACTCGAGGCCAGCCAATGCGATGAAGGGCTTTACCGTCGATCCGGGCGGGTAGGTACCGCTGAGCGCGCGATTGAACAGCGGTTTATCGATGTCGTTGCGCAGGGCCAGGTATTCTTCATTGCTCATGCCTCCGGCGCTGAAGCGGTTTGGATCGAAACTGGGTTGGCTGACCAGCGCGAGTACGTCGCCGTTGTTGACGTCGATGACGACCACGGTACCGCGCCGGCCCGCAAGTGCGGTTTCGGCGACGGTCTGCAGGCGGCTGTCCAGGCTGAGAATCAGGTCGCTGCCCGGCACAGGTTCCTTGCGATTGCGTAACAGTTCCTCACGGGCTCCGCCTTTGGCATCCATCTCGCGGCCTTGCGCGTTGACCAGCAACTGCCGGTTGCCCGGTTCGCCGTGCAACTGGTTTTCGTACTGGCGCTCGATACCGTTTTTTCCGATGTGGCTGGTTGCTGCATAACGGCTCGCATCCACCCGTTGCATATCAGGTTCCGACAAGGCGCCGACGTAGCCCAGCACATGCGCGGCGCTGGACCCCAGCGGATAACTTCTGACCAGCGCGGCCTGAATATCGACGCCCGGTAGTTCATGCCGGCGAACCGAAAGCCTTGCCAGTTCCTCGTCGTTCAGTCGGTAGCGCAATGGCACAGCTTCAAAACTCCTTTTGCCGCGTTTGCGCTGAAAAAAGCGTTGTCTTTGCTCCTCATCGATCAACTTCAGGTCGCTCAGCCGGTCCAGGGTTCCATCGAGATCAGATACCTGCTCAGGTATCAGCACCATCTGGTAGACGGGCAGGTTTTCCGCCATGACGATGCCGTTGCGGTCGAAGATGATGCCGCGGGTCGGTGCCAGCGGCTGAATCCGGATTCGGTTGCCATGAGACAAGTCGGCGTAGCGTTGATATTCGACGACTTGCAGGTTGATCAAACGGCTGGTCAGCAGGCCGGTCAACAGGAGCAGGCCGGTGAACGCCCACACGATCCGGTTATTGAACAACCGTTGCTCGGCCCAGGTGTCTTTTAGCGGTTCGTGACGCAGCATGGCTTATGCCCGGCGGGTGAGGACCAGCGCCCACTTCAGCAGGGCGACCAGGGGAAGCCACAAGGCGGCGCTGGACAGGACCGGCAGCCATCTTGCCATCCCCCTGGTGCTGTATCCGGCGACGCCGTCGACCCAGAAAAGCAGGAATTCGTAAACCAGGACCAGCAGCAGAATTGCCAGTGCCTGCTGCCCCTTCGGAAACACGCGAATTCGCAAATGAAGTTTGAGGTTGATGAACGCGATAAACATCAGGGCCAGCGCGTGCTGACCGAGTAGAGTGCCGGTCAAGGTGTCCATGGCGATCCCGACCAACCATGCGCCAAGCAGGCCAAAACGTTCAGGTCGGTGCAGAGTCCAGTATAGAACCAGCATGGCCAGCCAGGCCGGGCGCCAGGCGTTGATGGCATCGGGTAGTGGCACGATCGTCAGGATCAGTCCGCCGATCAGGCTGGCAAAAATAAAACCATCGAATCTGTAGACAGCTTTCATTGGTCCTGCACGTCGCCTGGCCAGATCAGTAAAAGTTCGCGAACCTTGTCCAGCTCTGCCGCCGGCGCCGCCTCGACATGGGCAAACGACCGGCTCGGATCGATCTCTATCTTGTTGACTTCCGCAACCGGATAACCCGCTGGAAACACGCCGCCCAGTCCCGATGTTACCAACAGGTCGCCGAGCCTGATGTCGGCGTTGTTAGGCAGGAAGGGCAGGTTCAGGATTTGCGCATCACCGGTTCCGACCGCAATGGTTCTCAGGCCGTTGCGATTGACTTCCACCGGCACCGCATGTTCGGGGTCGCTGATCAGCAGTACCTGTGAACTCAGCGGGCCAAAGTCGCTGATCTGGCCGACGATTCCGAATGCATCGACCAGTGCCTGCCCCCGATAAGTGCCAGCGATGCTTCCTTTGTTGATGGTTAGCAGGCGGCGGTAGGGATTCAAATCGATGGCCATGATTTCCGCAACCATGGTGCGATCCGCCATTAAGGCGGCGGTATCCATCAGCGCCCGCAGCCTGGCGTTTTCTGCTTCGATAGCGATCATTTTTTGAATGCTGGCATCGCTGCGCAGTTGTCGGCGTCGCAGGTCCTGGTTTTCCGCCAGCAGCTGGCGCCTGCTGGCCAGGCTGGTGGACATCCAGTCGGCGAGCGCAAACGGCAGATCGACCGCCGCCTGGATCGGGTATACAACGATACTGAGTTTCGAATGGATGGACTGGAGATAGTCCTCACGGCTGTCGAGGACCATCAGCAGTATGGAGCAGGCCAGCAGCAGAAAAAGCCGCATACCCAGTGCCGGGCCGCGACCGGGCAATACATCTGTCGGCTTCAATCCTGCCAAGGCCGTGTGCTCACCTCATCACCCGGCCAGTAGCCGGATCTATTCCAGGCCAAGGGCTCCCGGGCCATGTTCGTCAACCATGTCCAGTATGATTCCACCGCCTCTGGCAACACAAGTCATCGGATCGTCGGCGATGACGACCGGCAGGCCGGTTTCCTCGGTCAGCAGCTTGTCGATTTCACGCAGCAACGAGCCACCGCCGGTCAGTACAATGCCACGCTCGGCAACATCAGAGCCCAGTTCAGGCGGGGTCTGTTCGAGTGCCGCCTTGACCGCCCCGACTATGCCTTGCAGCGGTTCCTGAAGGGCTTCCAGTATTTCATTGCTGTTCAGGTTGAAACTGCGTGGCACGCCTTCGGACAGGTTGCGTCCCTTGACCGAAATTTCGTTGACTTCCTGGCCAGGGTAGGCCGATCCGACCTCGTGCTTGATGCGCTCCGCCGTGGCCTCACCGATCAAAATACCGTAGTTGCGGCGGACGTAGGCAATGATGGCGTCGTCGAAGCGGTCGCCACCGATCCTGACCGATGCGGCGTAGACGATACCGCCCAGCGAGATAACCGCGACCTCGGAGGTGCCGCCGCCAACATCGAGCACCATGGAGCCGCGCGCTTCCTGCACCGGCAGACCGGCGCCGATGGCCGCGGCCATGGGTTCCTCCATCAGGTAAACCTTGCGGGCGCCGGCGCCCTCGACGGATTCGCGGATGGCACGGCGTTCGACCTGGGTCGAACCATAGGGGACACAGATCAGGACCCGCGGACTGGGACGAAAAAAGGCGCCGTCGTGTACTTTCTTGATAAAGTACTGGAGCATTTTTTCGGTTATCGTGAAATCTGCAATAACGCCGTCTTTCAGCGGCCGGATGGCCGTAATATTGCTAGGCGTCCTGCCGATCATGTTCTTGGCTTCCTGGCCGACCGCCTGCAGGACTTTCCCACCCCGACCGGGTTCTTCGCGGATGGCCACCACCGACGGCTCGTTCAGAACGATGCCGCGGCCACGGACATAAATCAGAGTGTTTGCGGTGCCCAGGTCGATGGACAAATCGTTGGAGAAAAATCCCCGTAAATTCTTAAACATTCGAATCAAAAATCCGCGCTGAACAGTGGCTTGAAAACGACGCGCTACTCTAGCAACGGGTGGCACATTGAGCAAGCACAGGTGTATGATTATCCGCTTGTTCCGGGCCTTTGCAGGACTTTCCTGTCGCTATTGGGAGACAAGCGCATGTCACTGAGTCGCAACGAGATGAATAACATCGCCCATCTTGCTCGCCTGGAAATTGCAGAGGAAGAAGTGGCTGCGTTTGCAGACGATTTGTCGCGCATTATCGATTTTGTCGAGCAACTGAGTCAGGCCAGCACAGACGATGTGCTGCCGATGGCCCACCCGCTGGATATGGCGCAAAGACTCAGGGCGGACGAGGTGACCGAAACGGACCAGCACCAGAAGTTTCAACAAAATGCAGCCAGCGTGGAAGAGGACCTGTACCTGGTACCGAAGGTGCTCGAATAGGCTCCTGAACCTCACTTTCCGCAAGGCACGCGCAGGCGGCGGTTGCCAGTCCCCGATATTGAATTGTTAGCTTTTTGGTGAATCATGCACGACAAAACCATCTCCCAGCTCTCCAGCTCATTGCAGTCTGGCGACTTCAGCAGCGTAGAGTTGACCACGCATTTGCTCGACCGGGTCGAAAGACTGGGTCCGCAACTGAACGCTTTTGTCACGGTGACCGGCGAGTTGGCGCTCGAACAAGCCCGTCAAGCCGATCAAACGCGTGCCGCCGGCGATGCGGGTCCGCTGAATGGCATTCCCATTGTGCACAAGGACCTTTTCTGTACCGACGGCGTACTGACAACCTGCGGGTCCCGGATCCTGGACAATTTTGTTTCACCCTATGACGCCACGGTGGTGGGAAAACTGAAAGAGGCCGGCGCGGTGATGCTGGCAAAAACCAACATGGACGAATTCGCGATGGGTTCGTCGAACGAAAACAGTTGCTTTGGCCCGGTAAAAAACCCATGGGA
The DNA window shown above is from Pseudomonadota bacterium and carries:
- the mreD gene encoding rod shape-determining protein MreD — encoded protein: MKAVYRFDGFIFASLIGGLILTIVPLPDAINAWRPAWLAMLVLYWTLHRPERFGLLGAWLVGIAMDTLTGTLLGQHALALMFIAFINLKLHLRIRVFPKGQQALAILLLVLVYEFLLFWVDGVAGYSTRGMARWLPVLSSAALWLPLVALLKWALVLTRRA
- the mltB gene encoding lytic murein transglycosylase B, yielding MQRDHGFDNAQMAGWLSQAESKPGIIELISRPAEKVKPWHEYRQIFLTDERIRRGKEFYQDNLAAILSAADTSGVDAKIIAAIIGVETYYGDRPGKNRIIDALSTLAFDYPPRQQFFRRELAKFFELARAQGLDPLAPVGSYAGAMGMPQFMPSSYLAYAEDGDGDGKKDIWENIADVTASVGHYLVHHGWKSEATVAVPAQVPAAMAATAPGNALGLDTSVGQLRAQGVQFDSGQMDDDTPAVLIQLESEDGPVFWVGFANFHALTRYNRSRMYAMAVFELASEIKKRRQTDAE
- the mreC gene encoding rod shape-determining protein MreC — its product is MRLFLLLACSILLMVLDSREDYLQSIHSKLSIVVYPIQAAVDLPFALADWMSTSLASRRQLLAENQDLRRRQLRSDASIQKMIAIEAENARLRALMDTAALMADRTMVAEIMAIDLNPYRRLLTINKGSIAGTYRGQALVDAFGIVGQISDFGPLSSQVLLISDPEHAVPVEVNRNGLRTIAVGTGDAQILNLPFLPNNADIRLGDLLVTSGLGGVFPAGYPVAEVNKIEIDPSRSFAHVEAAPAAELDKVRELLLIWPGDVQDQ
- the mrdA gene encoding penicillin-binding protein 2: MLRHEPLKDTWAEQRLFNNRIVWAFTGLLLLTGLLTSRLINLQVVEYQRYADLSHGNRIRIQPLAPTRGIIFDRNGIVMAENLPVYQMVLIPEQVSDLDGTLDRLSDLKLIDEEQRQRFFQRKRGKRSFEAVPLRYRLNDEELARLSVRRHELPGVDIQAALVRSYPLGSSAAHVLGYVGALSEPDMQRVDASRYAATSHIGKNGIERQYENQLHGEPGNRQLLVNAQGREMDAKGGAREELLRNRKEPVPGSDLILSLDSRLQTVAETALAGRRGTVVVIDVNNGDVLALVSQPSFDPNRFSAGGMSNEEYLALRNDIDKPLFNRALSGTYPPGSTVKPFIALAGLEYRAFTAGHNILCEGYYSIPGNEHRYRDWKKEGHGETNLNDAIVESCDVFFYLLAMDLGIDRIHAMLADFGFGEPTKLDLPNEKSGLLPSRDWKRGAFSRRSDQIWFPGETVITGIGQGYMLATPLQLAHFTATMATRGKRFRPRLVTALRNPLSGETTEIPPQELPAVELADDRHWDDIHRAMDAVMNTPRGTGWSTSLGAAYKMAGKTGSAQVFSVGQEEEYNEEEIDERLRDHALFVAFAPLENPQIAISVLVENGGSGGKAAGPVVRQVLDAWYRGQNR
- the gatC gene encoding Asp-tRNA(Asn)/Glu-tRNA(Gln) amidotransferase subunit GatC, whose product is MSLSRNEMNNIAHLARLEIAEEEVAAFADDLSRIIDFVEQLSQASTDDVLPMAHPLDMAQRLRADEVTETDQHQKFQQNAASVEEDLYLVPKVLE
- the rodA gene encoding rod shape-determining protein RodA, with product MDAEQFRPNRALSFAGRLLRKLCIDGPLLIGLLLLAGAGLFVLYSAGGQQVDLVLRQLLRIGVALAALLMVAQIPPKYLRMWSPWLYLAGMVMLILVLVTGASGKGAQRWLDLGLIRFQPAEIMKLAVPMMAAWVLHSRRLPPDAKDLLKLLVIIMLPTILIATQPDLGTALLICASGILLILLAGLSGRFILLAGGLAMGALPLLWHFMRDYQKQRVLTFLNPETDPLGSGYHIIQSKIAIGSGGVFGKGWLNGSQAHLEFLPERSTDFIFAVLGEEFGLLGLLLMLVAYLFVVSRGLYIAVHGQDTYSRLLAGSISLTFFIYVFVNAGMVTGLLPVVGIPLPLVSYGGTSMVTLMVGFGMLMSFQSHRKLLPT
- a CDS encoding rod shape-determining protein — encoded protein: MFKNLRGFFSNDLSIDLGTANTLIYVRGRGIVLNEPSVVAIREEPGRGGKVLQAVGQEAKNMIGRTPSNITAIRPLKDGVIADFTITEKMLQYFIKKVHDGAFFRPSPRVLICVPYGSTQVERRAIRESVEGAGARKVYLMEEPMAAAIGAGLPVQEARGSMVLDVGGGTSEVAVISLGGIVYAASVRIGGDRFDDAIIAYVRRNYGILIGEATAERIKHEVGSAYPGQEVNEISVKGRNLSEGVPRSFNLNSNEILEALQEPLQGIVGAVKAALEQTPPELGSDVAERGIVLTGGGSLLREIDKLLTEETGLPVVIADDPMTCVARGGGIILDMVDEHGPGALGLE